Proteins encoded together in one Candidatus Endomicrobium procryptotermitis window:
- the purB gene encoding adenylosuccinate lyase encodes MIPRYSKPEMAAIWSEENRFQKMLEVEIFAAEAMSKRGLVPKKAVETVKKKAKINVKRINEIEAVVKHDVIAFLSAVVETTGPDGRFLHLGMTSSDVLDTATGAQLRQSMLLIIQETKKLAAELSKLAKKYKMTPIMGRTHGVHAEPTTFGLKIAGFYSEIKRNIARLEHTLETVSYGKISGAVGTMAHLSPSIEKYVCQKMRLKPEPVSTQIIPRDRHSDYFSTIAHLGASLERIAVEIRHLQRTEVSEAEEPFTKGQKGSSAMPHKRNPIISENICGLARLLRGYAQTAMENIALWHERDISHSSTERIMLPDASLAIYYMLVRMCGLIAGLNVYPRNMQANLDKTKDVIFSGAILLSLVNKGLTREAAYTITQASAFDARENKISMEQACLKNAEIKKYLTAAEIKSDCDLKSQYKNIDYIFNRVFKNKL; translated from the coding sequence ATGATTCCGCGTTACAGCAAGCCTGAAATGGCGGCGATTTGGTCTGAAGAAAATAGATTTCAGAAGATGTTAGAAGTTGAAATATTTGCGGCAGAAGCTATGTCTAAACGCGGGCTTGTGCCTAAAAAAGCCGTTGAAACCGTAAAAAAGAAAGCTAAAATCAACGTTAAAAGAATCAATGAAATAGAGGCTGTAGTAAAGCACGATGTCATAGCTTTTTTGTCGGCTGTGGTTGAAACTACAGGTCCCGACGGCAGATTTTTGCATCTAGGTATGACTTCTTCGGATGTTTTAGACACTGCCACAGGCGCGCAGTTAAGGCAGTCTATGCTCCTTATAATACAAGAAACAAAAAAACTTGCCGCAGAACTTTCCAAGTTAGCAAAAAAATATAAAATGACACCTATTATGGGGAGAACGCACGGCGTTCATGCCGAACCTACGACGTTTGGTTTAAAAATAGCGGGATTTTACAGCGAAATAAAAAGAAATATCGCAAGGCTTGAGCACACTCTTGAAACTGTAAGCTATGGAAAAATTTCAGGCGCTGTAGGAACTATGGCGCATTTAAGCCCGTCTATAGAAAAATACGTATGTCAAAAAATGAGACTAAAACCGGAACCCGTTTCAACGCAGATTATTCCGCGCGATAGACATTCTGACTACTTTTCAACAATAGCTCATTTAGGTGCGTCTCTTGAAAGAATAGCTGTTGAAATAAGGCATTTACAAAGAACAGAAGTATCCGAAGCCGAAGAACCTTTTACAAAAGGACAAAAAGGTTCGTCGGCAATGCCGCATAAAAGAAACCCGATAATTTCTGAAAACATTTGCGGACTTGCAAGACTTTTAAGGGGATATGCGCAAACCGCTATGGAAAACATCGCTCTGTGGCATGAGCGGGATATCAGCCATTCTTCAACGGAAAGAATAATGCTGCCCGATGCATCTCTTGCAATATATTATATGCTTGTCAGAATGTGTGGGCTTATAGCGGGGCTTAACGTCTATCCTCGCAATATGCAGGCAAATTTAGACAAAACAAAAGACGTAATTTTTTCCGGCGCAATTTTACTTTCTTTAGTGAACAAAGGGCTTACAAGAGAAGCCGCCTACACTATTACACAGGCATCGGCTTTTGATGCAAGAGAAAATAAAATTTCTATGGAACAGGCCTGTTTAAAAAATGCCGAGATAAAAAAATATTTAACCGCAGCGGAAATTAAAAGTGACTGCGATTTAAAATCCCAATATAAGAATATAGACTATATTTTTAATAGAGTTTTTAAAAATAAGTTATAA
- the purN gene encoding phosphoribosylglycinamide formyltransferase encodes MKKIAILVSGGGSNMQAIIDSTKSGVLKSTAEVVLVISNNPNAYALERAKKENIKSVCVERKNYVDELSFNAEILKTLKENAADFICLAGYMRIVGGNIISAYRNRILNIHPSLLPKFGGKGMYGHHVHEAVIKAKEKKSGATVHFADENYDCGKVIMQKEVPVFDDDTVQLLSARILKTEHQIYPIAIKKVIENINKGV; translated from the coding sequence ATGAAAAAAATCGCTATATTAGTTTCCGGCGGCGGTTCAAACATGCAGGCTATAATAGATTCCACAAAAAGTGGTGTTCTGAAATCTACTGCGGAGGTAGTTTTAGTTATTTCAAATAATCCGAACGCTTATGCTTTGGAAAGAGCAAAAAAAGAAAATATAAAATCCGTATGTGTAGAGAGAAAAAATTATGTGGACGAACTTTCTTTTAACGCGGAAATTTTAAAAACTCTTAAAGAAAATGCTGCGGATTTTATATGTCTGGCCGGATATATGAGAATTGTCGGAGGTAATATAATAAGCGCTTATCGAAATAGAATTTTAAATATTCATCCGTCACTTTTACCTAAATTCGGAGGGAAAGGAATGTATGGACACCACGTACATGAAGCTGTCATAAAAGCAAAGGAAAAAAAATCAGGAGCCACTGTTCATTTTGCCGATGAAAATTATGACTGTGGTAAAGTGATTATGCAAAAAGAAGTACCTGTTTTTGACGATGATACCGTGCAGCTTTTGTCTGCAAGAATTTTGAAAACTGAACATCAGATTTATCCGATCGCAATAAAGAAAGTGATAGAAAATATAAATAAAGGGGTTTAA
- the purM gene encoding phosphoribosylformylglycinamidine cyclo-ligase gives MSITYKKAGVNIEAGNELVKRIRKNFPSIGGFGGLFALPESKYNLVSSADGVGTKLKLAFLINKHDTVGIDLVAMNVNDLICCGARPLFFLDYFACGKLNVKQVEEVIKGISKGCEQSGTKLIGGETAEMPGFYKDGEYDLAGFSVGIVEKGKEITGDKIKPEDVVVGLPSSGPHSNGYSLIRKIFSDKELKKYSKQLLAPTKIYVKEIIAAISEFKQNITGIAHITGGSFYDKISRILPENRKVIIEKNSWAVPEIFEIIRQKGKVSQKDIYRTLNMGIGMAVIVKPEAALRIKKFFKHAEVIGYVKKDKKGVEIM, from the coding sequence ATGTCGATTACTTATAAGAAAGCTGGTGTTAATATTGAAGCGGGGAACGAGCTTGTTAAAAGAATAAGAAAGAATTTTCCGTCGATAGGAGGATTTGGCGGATTGTTTGCACTTCCAGAAAGCAAATATAATCTGGTAAGTTCCGCTGATGGAGTAGGTACAAAATTGAAACTCGCCTTTCTTATAAATAAACATGATACCGTAGGTATAGATCTCGTGGCAATGAACGTAAACGATTTAATTTGCTGCGGGGCAAGACCTCTGTTTTTTCTCGACTATTTTGCATGCGGAAAACTTAATGTAAAACAAGTCGAGGAAGTTATTAAAGGAATATCAAAAGGCTGTGAGCAGTCCGGTACAAAACTTATTGGAGGAGAAACTGCCGAAATGCCAGGATTTTACAAAGATGGTGAGTATGATTTGGCTGGCTTTTCGGTTGGAATCGTTGAAAAAGGCAAAGAAATTACCGGAGATAAAATAAAACCAGAAGATGTTGTGGTAGGTCTTCCATCAAGCGGTCCCCATTCTAATGGATATTCTCTTATAAGAAAGATATTTTCCGATAAAGAACTAAAAAAGTATTCCAAACAGCTTCTTGCTCCCACAAAAATATATGTCAAAGAAATAATCGCCGCAATATCCGAATTTAAACAAAACATAACCGGCATAGCTCATATTACCGGCGGAAGTTTTTATGATAAAATAAGCAGAATTCTTCCAGAAAACCGTAAAGTAATAATAGAGAAAAACTCGTGGGCAGTTCCTGAAATTTTTGAAATCATACGACAGAAAGGGAAAGTTTCACAGAAGGATATTTACAGAACGCTTAATATGGGAATAGGTATGGCTGTTATAGTAAAACCTGAAGCAGCACTTCGGATAAAAAAGTTTTTTAAACACGCAGAAGTTATAGGTTATGTCAAAAAGGATAAAAAAGGCGTAGAGATAATGTAA
- the pyrE gene encoding orotate phosphoribosyltransferase — MDQNEVKELFKKNNALLSGHFLLSSGLHSDTYFQSALILQYPREAEKLAAELSKKVKEKEIKVDLIVSPAMGGIIIGHEIGRALGVRAIFTERVDGKVMLRRGFFADKGAKALVAEDVVTTGLSTKEVIDALANYGVEIAAVVSLVDRSAGKVDFGVPRFSLLSLDIKSYKAEECPMCREGGLPVKPGSRK, encoded by the coding sequence GTGGATCAAAACGAAGTAAAAGAACTTTTTAAAAAAAATAACGCTTTGCTCAGTGGTCATTTTTTACTTTCTAGCGGATTGCATTCTGATACATATTTTCAGTCGGCTTTGATTTTGCAATATCCTCGTGAAGCGGAAAAGCTTGCCGCAGAACTTTCAAAAAAAGTTAAAGAAAAGGAAATAAAAGTTGATCTCATTGTTTCTCCAGCCATGGGAGGAATCATTATAGGACATGAGATAGGAAGAGCGCTCGGAGTGAGAGCGATATTTACCGAAAGAGTTGACGGAAAAGTGATGCTCAGAAGAGGCTTTTTTGCTGATAAAGGAGCTAAGGCACTTGTCGCTGAAGATGTTGTTACGACGGGACTTTCCACAAAGGAAGTTATAGACGCGCTTGCAAATTACGGAGTTGAAATCGCAGCAGTTGTTTCTCTTGTCGATAGAAGTGCGGGAAAAGTTGATTTCGGAGTTCCTCGATTTTCATTGTTAAGTTTAGACATAAAAAGTTATAAAGCCGAAGAATGCCCCATGTGCCGCGAAGGTGGTTTGCCTGTAAAGCCCGGAAGCAGAAAATAA
- the pyrF gene encoding orotidine-5'-phosphate decarboxylase — protein sequence MKKTILALDVYDFTKAKKLVEDTKYYIDIYKVGPILFLQSGQEIIKMIKNYGKEVFLDLKFHDIPATVKRSVESAGKLGVYSLTVHTVGGEEMLKAAVNVLNRPKIWAVTVLTSQITFPEEVMKRAKLAKECGVDGVISSPLEAKLIKKECGKEFEVVTPGIRVAKADDDQKRISSPEAAVRAGADFIVVGRPILEADNFAQAAKNIYESIKGL from the coding sequence ATGAAAAAGACAATACTAGCTTTGGACGTTTATGATTTCACAAAAGCAAAAAAGCTTGTCGAAGATACCAAGTATTATATCGATATTTATAAAGTCGGACCGATATTATTTTTGCAATCTGGGCAAGAAATTATTAAAATGATAAAAAATTATGGGAAAGAAGTTTTTCTTGATTTGAAATTTCACGATATACCTGCGACGGTAAAACGTTCTGTGGAATCCGCGGGAAAACTGGGTGTTTACAGTTTAACCGTTCACACTGTAGGTGGAGAAGAGATGCTTAAAGCCGCAGTAAACGTTTTAAACAGACCTAAAATCTGGGCGGTAACAGTGTTGACAAGCCAGATTACATTTCCTGAAGAAGTAATGAAAAGAGCTAAGCTTGCAAAAGAATGCGGTGTTGACGGAGTAATATCTTCTCCGCTGGAAGCCAAATTAATAAAAAAAGAGTGTGGAAAAGAATTTGAAGTTGTCACTCCCGGAATAAGAGTGGCAAAAGCCGATGATGATCAAAAACGTATATCTTCTCCAGAAGCTGCCGTCAGAGCCGGAGCTGATTTTATAGTCGTCGGGAGACCTATTCTTGAAGCCGATAATTTCGCACAGGCTGCAAAAAATATTTATGAATCTATTAAAGGGTTGTAA
- a CDS encoding dihydroorotate dehydrogenase has translation MKPDLSINFAGIKLKNPVLSASGTFGYGYELADLIPLKRLGGIVTKTITFESRSGNPQPRIAEVEAGLLNTIGLQNIGAKSFVGEPLEKLSKIGVPIFVSVAGFCSKDYIETVKILSAQKGISAIELNLSCPNLKKKIICHDLPLMTDIIKSVAKISKVPLIAKLSPLITDIAQLALAAQNAGADGVTLANTYPAMAIDVKTFKPKLSTVKGGMSGSCIKPMALRCVYDTYPDLKIPIIGCGGITTGEDAVEFMLAGASAVSVGSASLISPQNIVKVIDGIKDILKEKKIKTVRKIIRKVNMYDVTFSN, from the coding sequence ATGAAACCAGATCTAAGCATAAATTTTGCGGGAATAAAATTAAAAAATCCTGTACTTTCGGCGTCGGGTACTTTCGGCTATGGGTATGAACTTGCCGATTTAATTCCTTTAAAAAGACTTGGCGGTATCGTTACAAAAACAATTACTTTTGAGTCACGCAGTGGTAATCCTCAGCCCAGAATTGCCGAAGTCGAAGCGGGATTGCTCAATACAATAGGGCTGCAAAATATAGGCGCTAAATCTTTTGTCGGAGAGCCGCTTGAAAAATTATCAAAAATAGGCGTTCCTATTTTTGTAAGCGTGGCGGGTTTTTGTTCAAAAGATTATATTGAAACAGTAAAAATTTTAAGTGCACAAAAAGGAATATCTGCAATAGAATTAAATTTGTCGTGCCCGAATTTGAAAAAGAAAATAATCTGTCACGATTTGCCTTTGATGACCGACATTATAAAAAGTGTCGCAAAAATTTCGAAAGTTCCGCTGATTGCAAAATTATCGCCGCTTATCACTGATATTGCGCAGCTTGCTTTGGCTGCTCAAAATGCTGGCGCAGACGGTGTAACTCTTGCAAACACTTATCCGGCAATGGCTATAGACGTTAAAACTTTCAAACCAAAACTTTCAACCGTTAAAGGCGGAATGTCCGGGTCGTGCATAAAGCCGATGGCATTAAGATGTGTTTATGACACATATCCCGATTTAAAAATTCCAATAATCGGTTGTGGTGGAATAACCACAGGCGAAGACGCCGTAGAGTTTATGCTTGCCGGCGCATCTGCTGTAAGTGTTGGTTCGGCAAGTTTAATATCTCCACAGAATATAGTAAAAGTGATAGACGGCATCAAAGATATATTGAAAGAAAAGAAAATCAAAACAGTTAGAAAAATTATCAGAAAAGTAAATATGTATGATGTCACTTTTTCTAATTGA
- a CDS encoding dihydroorotate dehydrogenase electron transfer subunit has protein sequence MNKRFDKSYKIISNKEVCGGYFELNVDAGNDVIKACAPGLFFMISVPGVFLRRPISIHNAIDGIISFLYKIAGEGTRKLSEIKTGEISMLGPLGSGYPVSCHEYTSKFFQDYYPVIVAGGTGIASVYFLASKLENKGTLFYGARAKKDLLCLDKFKKLGWKVIVSTEDGSKGYKGLITQILERRLKTGYTLYMCGPAAMMKAVIKMAREKNICGYASLEEKMACGIGSCQGCAVQINGQNKMTCKDGPVFKIEEIEI, from the coding sequence ATGAATAAACGTTTTGATAAAAGCTATAAAATCATTTCCAATAAAGAAGTTTGCGGCGGATATTTTGAACTGAATGTTGATGCTGGAAATGACGTAATTAAAGCATGCGCTCCCGGTTTGTTTTTTATGATTTCCGTACCGGGTGTTTTTTTGCGTCGTCCCATAAGTATTCACAATGCCATAGATGGTATAATTTCATTTTTATATAAAATTGCTGGAGAAGGCACAAGAAAACTTTCTGAAATTAAAACCGGTGAAATTTCAATGCTGGGTCCTCTTGGCAGCGGTTATCCAGTTTCTTGCCACGAGTATACTTCAAAATTTTTTCAAGATTATTATCCTGTAATAGTTGCCGGCGGAACGGGAATAGCTTCGGTTTATTTTCTCGCGTCAAAATTGGAAAACAAGGGAACTTTATTTTATGGCGCTCGTGCAAAAAAAGATTTGTTGTGTTTAGATAAATTCAAAAAACTTGGCTGGAAAGTTATAGTTTCCACAGAAGATGGTTCAAAAGGATACAAAGGGCTTATAACGCAGATATTGGAAAGAAGATTGAAGACAGGATATACTTTGTATATGTGCGGACCTGCAGCAATGATGAAAGCGGTTATAAAAATGGCAAGAGAAAAGAATATATGCGGCTATGCTTCACTTGAAGAAAAAATGGCTTGCGGCATAGGCAGCTGCCAAGGCTGCGCGGTTCAAATCAACGGTCAAAATAAAATGACTTGCAAAGACGGACCTGTTTTTAAAATTGAAGAAATAGAAATATGA